The Cellulomonas sp. P24 genome contains a region encoding:
- a CDS encoding MFS transporter, protein MTDSTTRAPAVTEPGTTRGTPRARVVLASTAGIFVESLDWSVYGLAAPYFATQIFPGADQTAARLGAYAVFAAGFVARPLGSFLMGRVTDVRGRRTGLTVSVALIAVGSLLIAAAPTYAVAGLGAAGLVLVARLLQGIAMGGEVATAATYVVEVAPPDRRHRYGAFAYSGDAFGTLGATIVLAVLLAAMGTSGVENGGWRIAFVVAGLCGVLAFWIRRGVPESEVFTRAKEAGHEPAWPLVREHAPRMALAFALTIGSTIGVYFGSIYLPQFAAHSGRLTESEATGQQTIALVALILAMITSGFLADRFGPLALIRVGFTAAAVLTLPLMLGFLAGAVPYVVAAPAFTICIGLQLGVTPVAGARLFPVPIRAVALGIPAALAISLFGGTFLFVAEWLVSRGHIGLVAGYVTLGLTISAVGSWLVSYRLLYSVDTLAGTAAGSSVEQPTD, encoded by the coding sequence ATGACCGACAGCACGACGCGTGCGCCAGCCGTCACCGAACCCGGCACGACCCGAGGAACACCCCGCGCCCGCGTGGTCCTCGCCAGCACCGCGGGGATCTTCGTCGAGTCCCTCGACTGGTCCGTGTACGGCCTCGCCGCACCGTACTTCGCGACACAGATCTTTCCCGGGGCGGACCAGACCGCGGCTCGCCTCGGCGCCTACGCGGTGTTCGCCGCCGGGTTCGTCGCACGGCCGCTCGGCAGCTTCCTCATGGGCCGGGTGACCGACGTGCGCGGCCGGCGCACCGGGCTGACCGTCAGCGTCGCCCTGATCGCCGTCGGCTCCCTGCTGATCGCGGCGGCACCCACCTACGCGGTCGCCGGGCTCGGTGCCGCCGGGCTCGTGCTCGTCGCACGCCTGCTGCAGGGCATCGCGATGGGCGGCGAGGTGGCGACCGCCGCGACGTACGTCGTCGAGGTCGCACCGCCCGACCGTCGTCACCGCTACGGCGCGTTCGCGTACTCGGGCGACGCGTTCGGCACCCTCGGCGCCACGATCGTGCTCGCCGTCCTCCTGGCCGCGATGGGGACGTCGGGCGTCGAGAACGGTGGCTGGCGCATCGCGTTCGTCGTCGCCGGCCTGTGCGGCGTGCTCGCCTTCTGGATCCGGCGCGGCGTCCCCGAGTCCGAGGTGTTCACCCGGGCGAAGGAGGCCGGGCACGAGCCCGCGTGGCCGCTGGTCCGCGAGCACGCGCCACGGATGGCACTCGCGTTCGCGCTCACGATCGGGTCGACGATCGGGGTCTACTTCGGCAGCATCTACCTGCCGCAGTTCGCCGCGCACTCGGGTCGCCTCACCGAGTCGGAGGCCACCGGTCAGCAGACGATCGCCCTGGTCGCCCTGATCCTCGCGATGATCACGTCCGGGTTCCTCGCCGACCGGTTCGGACCTCTCGCCCTGATCCGGGTCGGCTTCACGGCGGCGGCCGTCCTCACGCTGCCGCTCATGCTCGGGTTCCTCGCGGGCGCCGTCCCGTACGTGGTCGCCGCACCGGCCTTCACGATCTGCATCGGCCTCCAGCTCGGGGTCACCCCGGTCGCGGGCGCGCGGCTGTTCCCCGTCCCGATCCGCGCGGTGGCGCTCGGCATCCCGGCGGCACTCGCGATCTCACTGTTCGGCGGGACGTTCCTCTTCGTGGCGGAGTGGCTCGTCTCACGTGGGCACATCGGCCTCGTCGCGGGCTACGTGACCCTCGGGCTGACGATCTCGGCGGTGGGCTCGTGGCTCGTCAGCTACCGGCTCCTGTACAGCGTGGACACCCTCGCCGGTACAGCGGCCGGGAGTAGCGTCGAACAGCCGACCGACTGA